The Paenibacillus spongiae nucleotide sequence ACCAAGAAGGCCGCGCCGATCATTCGGGCGGCCTCTTCGCCATGGTTGCTTCTTAAGCATACCGACCGTATTAAATGCGTCCATAATGAAGCCGGAACGTAGAACATACAGTGAGCCGACGATCGGATGGGTATGGATAAGACGATAAAAAAGATCAAAACAGACGAAAACAGGCCTGTTATGCTTATAACAAGCCGAAACAAGCGGAGGGGAGAGCGGAAGTGAGCTACAGCCAATACGTCAGCATGGTCCGCAAGTCCCTCGATTATATCGAGCGGCACATGACCGAGCGGATCACAGTGAAGGAGCTATCGAAGCAGGCCGTATTTTCCAGCGCCCATTTTTACCGCATCTTCAACACCATGGTGGGATTTACGGTCGCGGACTATACGCGCCGGAGAAGATTGACGCGTGCCGCGCTGGATCTTATTTATACGGACAAGCGGATACTCGATATCGCGCTTCAGTACCGCTTTCAGTCTCAAGAAGCATTCACCCGGGCGTTCAAAAAAATGTTTGCCATGGCGCCCGGTGAATACCGGAAGTATTCGGCAACCTTAATTCGCGAAGGAGGAACCCGCATGTTCATGAAATCAGTACCCCAAGGCTGGACCGTAACCGGACAGAATATCGAAGAATACGAGGTGACTGCCGATCGTGGGGTCGTGCATCAAGGCCGCGCTGCCGGACGCTTGCGTTCGAAGACGGGCAGCAGCCTAGGTTTCGTTACTTTAATGCAGATGTTCAAGGCCCAGGAATATAGAAGCAAGCGGCTCAAATGCACGGCATTCGTCAAATCGGATCAAGTGAGCGGGTGGGCGGGCTTGTGGATGCGTATCGATCATGAGAACGGAGACATGCTGCGCTTCGATAATATGGGGAACCGTCCGATCAAAGGAACGCTGGATTGGAATCAGTATGAAGTGATCCTGGATGTTCCCGCTGAGAGCGGCGCGATAGCATTCGGCGTTCTGCTCCATGGAGGCGGAAGCGTATGGGTGGACGGCTTCCGGTTCGACATCGTAGATGAACGGGTGCCGACCACGGACAGCGAGGCTGAAGAGTCCCTCCCGCTGCATCCGGTGAATTTGGATTTTGAAGAAGCCTAAGGTGAGATGCGGCAAGGAAGAAGAAGAGGAATCCGATCGCCCGGATTCCTCTTCTTCTTTGCCGCTAACGTCTATGTATAGACACAGCTGACCGTTACAGCACGGCTAGATAAGCACGCGAGACATGAAACAGACGGTCCACATCCTCCTGAGAGCCAGTGCCGTATTTGCAGCCCAAGTGCTTGCTGAGTATCGTCGGCCGCGTCTGAATGTCCGATTCGTATCCGCCCGGCGGATAATTGTCGCGATAAAATTCCTGTAAGCCGGCGTCAGGGAGAATGCCTGAGCCGATGGCAATGGGGTAGGAGACCTTGTCTTGAGCCATCCCCGCCAGCTGCCGCATCTGCAGCCGGGCGCCCAATTCCGATAGCGTCCGCGCCGCCAGCTCGAGTTGAGACGCTTCCCATGACAAGTGAGGGGAGCTGAGCATCGCCAGCGCATCTTGAATCGGCATCCTTCTTAGCGTAAACAGAAAAGAAGCCCAATGCATGAAATCGAATCGGGGGCTGCCGACCGACATGATGCCCTCGCCCCAGCCGCTTTGACCGCCGCAAGTGATCTTTAGCAGGCCGTAGCGGCAGTTCTCGAGCTCGCCTCTCTCTTGATGATAGCAGCGCTGAATATCGAATTGAAACAGCTCAATCCCATACAATCGATCGTCCATCAGGTCATTCTCTCCTCATTCTTGTATACCCGGGTCAATGCCAGTCCGGGTGGTAGCATATTCCGAATGATACGCTACCGTGCAAGGTTTGTAAAATAACTTTGCCGTTGATTTAAGCCAATTAAAGGCGATTAATGCGGATGGAAGGGGGAAAAAGAAGGTTTATCTCGACCGCAGCGGGACCGTTCTCCCTCAGGCGCAGCTTAATTCAATAAGTTGACATAATAAGAAAATAAGAGAATGACCGAGATATTGAGAGAAATCGAAAGAAAGCAATCGTAGAGATGGAAAATTCCAATAAGAATCATTTAACCGCATCTTTACAACGATATTCGCCGGGCGTACGATACGAGTATTGAGTATCCATCAATAAATGATAAGTTTCAAATCGCTGAGTTTCCGTACAGGGAAACGGGGGAACCGATACAGTGGGAATGGCCGTGGCGGCACGGCCGATTCTCATGAGGGGTGAATTCCGAAGATGCGCATATGCAGCGTGCGTCTTCGGATAGGGCGACTCTCGCGCCCGAATCCGTCAGCTAACCTCGTAAGCGTATGAAGAGAGGCGGACAGAATATGAATAGTCGTGAAGCGATACTTGTATCGGCGCCTAATGCGGCCGGTGAAGCGTTTATTAAGCTGCTGCAATGCAGGGGAATTCCGTTTGTGGCGATCGTCAATAATCGCAATGAATATGATCGCATGCTGGAGCTTGGGGTGTCGCAGATCGTAACGGTAAACACGAACGAGGAGAAAACGTGGATCGTACCGGAAATAGCGATCGGGAGCATCTACCTATTCGAGAAAAGCCTGAATTTATGCTGCCGCTACCTTCAAATTTGCCGGAGCTGGACATCGGATCCGGTCTACGTCGTTACGCACAGCATGCAGCCGCGGCTCGTCTACAAAGGGCTCGGCGCGAATTACATCATCCACTCGCATGGCCGAGATTTATCTCTGCTATTATCGAAGAGTTAGATCATCCAGACGCTCAATGAAATAACCCGGCCAAGCGATGGCCGGGTTTTCTAGTATACTCAACTATTATTTGAAGTCGTCGCCCGCCAAGTAATTGTGGAAAGGACGGTCGACCCAGAATGTGTACGTACTGATTTTGACCTCCGGATCCAGTTTCTTGAAGCCGGCGACGATCGCCTCCGAATCCTTATTCAGCGAGAACGACTGCGCGTAATACGATCCGCTGCCGGTAATCTTGTTGTTGGTAATGACGTCGTATTCCTTCAGCTCGGTAAGCGAGTAGTACAGCGGCTGCCACCAGGAGCCGGCGATGAGTCCGGATACGTCGTCGCTGTTCTTCTTCGCATATTTCAGAACAATTGGCTGGAACCGCTCTTTATCGGCCGCGCTCTTGAATTCGAAGGCGATGTCATACTCTCTCGCAGAAGCGATATAATTGCCGTTCGCCAGCTTCTTGTATTGGTAGTCGCTGGACGGCGTCGGCTCGCCCCATTCGCGAAGATGAACGAAGGCTGACGTCTTGGGCTCGAACTGTACGTTAGCTTCGATGCCTTCGCTGCGGAGCAGCCCGATCAATTGAATGGCATGCTTCAGATCGGAATGGCCGTAGGTGATCGTCAGCGAGTCCACGAAATTGGGGTCGTAACGGCTGTCCTTCAAGTTGTAGCCGGTGACAAGCCCTTGCTCCAATGCGCCGTTCACGACCGCTTCCAGCTCAGGCGCCGCGATGATGTCGGAGGTCCGGTACGCATCGGTTAGCTTGGCATAAATCGCGGGATCCGAGGTCGCTGCGATAAAATGTTTGTATTGCCCCTTGGCTTCCAGCACACGGCCGAGCAGCTGCTCGGCAAATGCCTTCGAGGCGGGCTTGTTCGGCTTCAGCTCCGCATAGAACGCCGGGTCGATAAGTCCCGCGTCTTTGGCGGCGGCGATTTCCTGAGCGGCCGTAAGCGATGTGAAATCCTCGATGCGCAGGGCAATCGCGGACAGGGATTGTGCGACCTTCTCCTTCGGATAGGAGTAGGCCAGCTCCTTCAGATCCGCCGCTTTAACGGCAATAAAGACAGCCTGCAGAGAGGTGAGCGGCTGGTCCGCAGCAACGCTTGAAGAGGTAAGAATGCCTTGCTGGAACAGCGTGGCAGCCGCCGTATAGGACGGGCTGGAAGGCTTCAGGTCGCTGAAGGCAACCTCCGCTTTCCCGCCATCCGGCGGAAAGACCAGCATGCGCGCAACCGCTTGGATGAAGTCCCCACGCGTTGGCGAATCCTTCAATTGAACGCCGAACTTCTCCTGAAGAAACAGCGCATATTCATTCGTCGTCTGATCAAGCACAGCGGAAGAGACGGATGGTTGTCCGGCAGCGCCCAATACGGCCGGAGCCGGCGCTGCGAGCAGCAGGGAAACGGATAAAGCGGCTGCGAGCAGTCCTTTTGGCGCGGAAATCATTTTAAACATAAGCAGTCCCTCCATAAATGAAAATGTTCTAATTCCAAGTGAATATGTATGAAATGATTAGTGAATTCTACCATCCATCAAATTATGCTGTCAATATATCAATTGAATGGTTGAATGGTTGAATGGATGCAATACCGCCGCACAAGCGGCAGCGTTCTCCCGGCAAACGGGGAAATCTGCATGACCGACTATGGCGAGGGATATACTGTATCAGAATTGCGAGGCTTTCAACATCAAGCGGAGGACGGAAATAATAAGATGAATACCTAGTTGACATACCCACCGGGGGTATTGTATATTTAATGCATGAGGTGAGCAACTTATGGTAACAGATCACGTCAGCGAACGAACCGAACCCGCTTGCTGCGACAGCTCTGATGCCGGTGCCGGTGTTAGAATGAGCCATCATACCGATAAGATGAAGAGCAATCTCGTTTCGCGGTTGAATCGGATTGAAGGGCAGATCAGAGGGGTAAAGGGGCTTATCGAGAAGGATACCTACTGCGATGACGTGCTCAACCAAATTTCCGCGATTCAATCCGCTCTTAACGGCGTAGGCAAGCTGCTGTTGGAAGGCCACATGAAGAGCTGTGTCATAGAGCGCATTCAATCGGGCGATCAAGAAGTCATCGACGAACTGCTCATAACAGTCAAGAAATTAATGAAATGATCAGGAGGATGATGAACAATGGAGAAGCAAACATTGAAGGTAGAAGGCATGTCCTGCGGGCATTGCGTAGCATCGGTTGAAGGAGCGGTCAAGAAGCTTGGCGCTTCCGCCAAGGTCGACCTGGCCGGCAAGCAGGTAGCCGTTGATTATGATTCTTCCAAAGTATCTCTTGATGCCATTAAAGAAGCGATCGAGGATCAAGGATACAGCGTAAAGTAACGGTTTGAACGCGAGCCAAGAATGGAGCCGGCCTTAAATAAGGCGGCTCCATTTTTGTACGTTATTGCGTAAACAAAAAGCCTCACTGCAGCTCATAGGCTGCAGTGAGGCTGTACTTCTGATTATTCCGATGGCATCCGTTTGCGCAGCTCTTCCATCTGCTCGGCAATCAGCTTTTCCTTCGCCGGATCGACAGGTGCGGCAGCCGGAGACGTCGTCCCGTAGGAAGGGTATGCCGACGAAGAAGCGTAAGGCTGGCCTTGTCCCGCAAGATCGAGGCGGGCTTCCCACTGCATGATTTTCTCTTCCATCCGCTGAAATCCGCGTGCAGCCAATCCGCCGTCGAGCGTATGATCGCTCGAGAAGCTTGGCATGGCGTTTCTCAATTTCGCTTGGGCTTGCTGTGCGCGATTAACCAGATCGTTGCGTTTCTTCTGCATGATCTCGAACTCGGCCTTAGCTGCCTCGAGCTTGCTTGCCAGCTCGGCGGAGCGGATAACGGCGCTGTTGTACCATTCCTGGTGAGCGGCGGCTTTCTCTGCGTGATGCAGCTTGACCGCCAAGGCTTCGCGGGCTTCGGCTTCACGGCCGGCATTCAACGCCTCGAACGCCTTCGTTTCGTATAGCGCGGCCATTCTTGCGCTTTCCTCGGACTGCAGCTTCAATCCTCTTACCGCCGCATCCTGCTTGACGATTTCCTGCTGCAATCCTTCAATCTCTTCCTGCATGTTGCGAACGTATTGATTCATCATCATAACCGGATCTTCCAGCTTCTCCAGCAGCTCATGCGCGGCAGCTTTCGTAATGTTCATCATTCTGTTTAAAATACTCATATTGGACATCTCCTCGATAGGTTATTTTTGTTCGTTGTGCATATCAATCCGTTGATCATCCAGCGATGGCGAAGGTTAATAGCGATAAGGATTGTCGGAGTAATACTCTTCTATTCCAGGCTCCTTCGGAACAACGACCGCGGCAATGATGTAGATCAACAATACCGTGCCAAGGCTGAAGAATCCGCCAAGGACCATTGCCAATCGGATGATCGTCGCATCGATACCGAAGTAAGCGGCCAATCCTCCGCACAAACCAGTCAGTTTGCTATCCGTTCTTGAGCGATATAATTTATTCATAACCACTCTCTCCTTTATATGCAGATGTTTGATTTGAATTTTCTCGGGTGCGTTCTCGCCCTTGCTTATGACTTTATTGTACAGGGGCACGATCGTTGTCGAAACGGTCCCGCGACTGTTCTTGACGCTAGGCTTAAGGCGGGGAATGGGTACGACCTCAGACCACGGGCGTAGATTTGGCGATTTGCAGCCCGTCCCATCAGCTCCAGAATCTTATTGACGAAGCCGCCATCGCCCTTCAGCAGAAACTGCCACATCATCCCTGCGGATGTGAGGGGAAGGATGGCCGGCATGAAGCCATGAAAAAACCGTCCAGGCTCATTGAAACTGCCTTGACGGTTCTATGCTTGTTTCCCTGTACGCGGACGGTGCGCGACACGGGGATTATATTTTTTTGGCGATGGAGAACATGACGGTTTTGTTTGCCGAATCGATCATAATCGTAATCTTGTCGCTGCCGACGGTCGCTTGCTTGTTGCTGACCGGGGTTCCCGCCTGGACGGTTCGCTGGAGCTTATCCGGCGAGGCTTTCACGGGAATCCGCTGCAGTTTATCCGTCAACCGGTTCAGAATTACGAGCGCCTCCGAGCGGGTGACAGGATCGCCGACGCCGAAATAGCCGTTCGGATAGCCCTGCATGATTCCCTTCACAAGCACTTCCGCAATAAACCGCTGCTCCCGCTCCGTAGCGCTCATCAGATCGCCGTAAGCTCCGGCCACGCTAAGGCTGAACGGGGCGTCTTCCAGAAACTCGGTCTCCTGCAGCGTATAGTAGAGGACCTCCGCGACGTTCTCGCGCGTCATGTCGGCCTGATAATCGGTAAACCGGCTTTTATTCAGAAAATGAAGATCGCTGGACACGTCGATATAAGGCTTGGCCCAGTATCCCGTGGTGCTCGGCTTGAACGTGAAATAGCGGTAATCCTGCTTCAGAATCGTTTGATTCTCGCTGCTGAGCGATGCCAGGAAAGGTGCGTTCCAGCTGCGCTCCCCGTTCTGATGAAGGTCGGTGTAGGACAGAATGAGCATTTTGATAAATTCATCGACCTTCACCGGCGCTTCCGGGCGGAAGCTGCCATCCGGATAGCCGTCCAAAATTCCCCGCTCGACCATACGGACGATCGTTTTCTCCGCCCAATGGCCGTTAATGTCTTTAAAGGTTCGGACTTGCGCGCGCTCCGCGGATGCTGTTGCTGATGATGCTGCTGTTGAAGCGGATGCGGATGCGGATGCAAT carries:
- a CDS encoding helix-turn-helix domain-containing protein, translating into MSYSQYVSMVRKSLDYIERHMTERITVKELSKQAVFSSAHFYRIFNTMVGFTVADYTRRRRLTRAALDLIYTDKRILDIALQYRFQSQEAFTRAFKKMFAMAPGEYRKYSATLIREGGTRMFMKSVPQGWTVTGQNIEEYEVTADRGVVHQGRAAGRLRSKTGSSLGFVTLMQMFKAQEYRSKRLKCTAFVKSDQVSGWAGLWMRIDHENGDMLRFDNMGNRPIKGTLDWNQYEVILDVPAESGAIAFGVLLHGGGSVWVDGFRFDIVDERVPTTDSEAEESLPLHPVNLDFEEA
- a CDS encoding metal-sensitive transcriptional regulator produces the protein MSHHTDKMKSNLVSRLNRIEGQIRGVKGLIEKDTYCDDVLNQISAIQSALNGVGKLLLEGHMKSCVIERIQSGDQEVIDELLITVKKLMK
- the copZ gene encoding copper chaperone CopZ, coding for MEKQTLKVEGMSCGHCVASVEGAVKKLGASAKVDLAGKQVAVDYDSSKVSLDAIKEAIEDQGYSVK
- a CDS encoding PspA/IM30 family protein, which codes for MSILNRMMNITKAAAHELLEKLEDPVMMMNQYVRNMQEEIEGLQQEIVKQDAAVRGLKLQSEESARMAALYETKAFEALNAGREAEAREALAVKLHHAEKAAAHQEWYNSAVIRSAELASKLEAAKAEFEIMQKKRNDLVNRAQQAQAKLRNAMPSFSSDHTLDGGLAARGFQRMEEKIMQWEARLDLAGQGQPYASSSAYPSYGTTSPAAAPVDPAKEKLIAEQMEELRKRMPSE
- a CDS encoding PspC domain-containing protein is translated as MNKLYRSRTDSKLTGLCGGLAAYFGIDATIIRLAMVLGGFFSLGTVLLIYIIAAVVVPKEPGIEEYYSDNPYRY
- a CDS encoding S-layer homology domain-containing protein, translated to MKRLVSFATIVMLLCTGSGIASASASASTAASSATASAERAQVRTFKDINGHWAEKTIVRMVERGILDGYPDGSFRPEAPVKVDEFIKMLILSYTDLHQNGERSWNAPFLASLSSENQTILKQDYRYFTFKPSTTGYWAKPYIDVSSDLHFLNKSRFTDYQADMTRENVAEVLYYTLQETEFLEDAPFSLSVAGAYGDLMSATEREQRFIAEVLVKGIMQGYPNGYFGVGDPVTRSEALVILNRLTDKLQRIPVKASPDKLQRTVQAGTPVSNKQATVGSDKITIMIDSANKTVMFSIAKKI